Within the Streptomyces sp. NBC_00353 genome, the region AGGGCGTCCATGCCATCGGCAAGAAGGTCGTCGAGGAGGCCGCCGAAGTCTGGATGGCCGCCGAGCACGAGAGCAAGGACGCCGCCGCCGAGGAGATCTCGCAGCTGCTGTACCACGTCCAGGTGATGATGGTCGCCCGCGGAATCTCCCTCGACGACGTCTACGCGCACCTCTGAGCACGACCGCCGCACACCTTCACATCCGCACAAGACTCCCTCCTCGCAAAGGAAACCTGACCTCATGCTGCGCATCGCCGTCCCCAACAAGGGTTCACTCTCCGGGCCTG harbors:
- a CDS encoding phosphoribosyl-ATP diphosphatase, which produces MANKTFEELFAELQLKAANGDPSTSRTAELVDKGVHAIGKKVVEEAAEVWMAAEHESKDAAAEEISQLLYHVQVMMVARGISLDDVYAHL